From the Chryseobacterium sp. G0201 genome, the window GAACGGATATTTATGCCAATCTTGTCGCTGCTCACAATTTGTATCCAGACAGAAAGAAAATTATCATAGACTTCGGGACAGCTCTTACGGCAAGTTGCGTAACGGAAACCGGAGAAACTTTGGGAGTAATTATCGCTCCGGGGATTATTACAGCTTTGAATTCTTTAATCAGCCAAACCGCCCAGCTTCCTGAAATTGAATTAAAAAAACCAAAAACTGTTTTAGGATTGGATACTGTAACCTGCATGCAAAGCGGGATGGTTTACGGGTTTTTAGGAATGGTAGAAGGTTTTATCGACCGAATTAATGATGAGGTGAATGACGATTGTTTTGTGATCGCAACTGGCGGTGTTTCTCATGTTTACAAGCCTTTGACAGATAAAATACATATCACAGACCGACTTCATACCCTGAAAGGATTATACTTTTTAGGAAAAGATTTATAATGAAAGAATTTCCAAGAATAGAAACAGAACGATTGATTATCTCTCAATTGAAAGAGGAGGATATCCCTTTAGTGGTTGAATATCTTCAGTCAAAAATATTTTCTGATCTTACCTCAAATATCCCTTCTCCTTATACAGAAGAGGATGCTCAATTTTGGTTAAAAAACTCTCAGCAAGCCTTCGAAAACGGTTCAGGATTTACTTTCGCGATCCGAGATCAGGACGATAAAATTATTGGAGCAATCGGACTTCACGATAGAGGAGACGATAAAGCGGAACTCGGATATTGGCTCGGTGCTTCGTTTTGGAATAAAGGCTACGTCACCGAAGCCGGAAAAGCGATTATAGATTTTGGATTTAATGAATTGCATTTAAATAAGATCTATGCTACCCATTTTTTACACAATCCTGCATCAGGAAAGGTATTAGAAAAAATAGGAATGGAAAAAGAAGCTCTGTTGAAACAGCATTTAAAGAAAAACGGAGAATATTTTGATATTCCACTGTATTCTGTTTTTAGAAATAAGGATTAACGCTTAGATTTAAAAAATTCTTTAACGATTGAAGAACACTCGTTTTCCATAACTCCAACGACCATTTCTGTTTTTGGATGAAGGGAAAGATGTTTATTGATAAATCCTCTTTGCTCATCTCTAGCACCAATCACAACTTTTGAGATCTGCGACCAGGAAAGGGCTCCCGAACACATTACGCAAGGCTCCAGCGTCACATAAAGTGTACAGTTTTTTAAATATTTTCCGCCAAGAAAGTTCGCTGCTGAAGTTATTGCCTGCATTTCGGCATGAGCTGTAACGTCATTTAGAGTTTCTGTAAGGTTGTGAGCCCTAGCAATCACTCGGTTGTTAGAAACTATGACACATCCGATGGGAACCTCATCTTTTTCCAATGCAATTTCAGCTTCTTGGAAAGCCATTTTCATGTAATATTCGTCGGTAAACATTAATTATTCGATATTCAAAGTTAGAGGAAGTTTAAAACGAAATCTTACGGCATCACCATTAATTGTTGCCGGAGAAAATTTCGACGAAACAGAATATAAGGCGATCTCGGCCTGTCTGTTAAAGGTGAAATTATCACCCTGAGCCTGAACATTGCTAATGCTTCCATCTTTTTCAACAATAAAAGCAACATTGGTTTTAATTATTTTTAAATCTGAATGAACACCTTCTGAATAAAAAAGATCGACAACTTCCTTTCTTAAAGCATCAACTCCGCCGGGATAAACTGCCGTTTTATCTGTCGTTGCTTTGAGTTCGGAAGGATCTTGAGGGCTGATGTTTTTCTTTTGAATTCTGGCAAGATCTTCAATATTTTTCACTTTTAATAAAGCTCCGATCAAGGCTACATTTTCAATACTGTCCATTTTCTTCATGAAAAAACGGAAGTCATTTTTTATGGCAGATTTGTTAAAAGCATTGGTTTCGGCATCGAATTTTTTCTTAAACTCCGTACCCAACATACTTCGGTGATTGTTGTAATAATTCTTTACTTGTTTAAAATCCTCCGTCTGTTGCGAAAAACAAAGGGACGAAATGAGGCAAAACAGGTAAAGAAATAATGCTTTCAAATTGATATATTTATGTAAAAGTAATCAAAAAATATGACATCTGATCATTCTTTTATTGCTCAGAATAGCTGTTTAAAGACTCCTGAAGATGGGTGCGGATGTCATCAACTAAGGTTTTAGGTTCTAAAACGGTAACTTCTTTTCCGTAAGACAGAATTTCCTGCATAAAGTCGTAAGTTGGGTGTAGGAAAAACTCAAAAAAGGTTTCTTCAAGGGTTTCTTTTGTCTCTTTCTGTGACTGGTGAAGAGGGAAGCTCTTAATGTATTCTCCCTGATGTTTAGTACATTTAATGACAATTTTTTGAGGTTTTTGTTCGGATAAATTCATTACCCCGAAAGCATTTTTAAAATGTTCTCTGAAATTATAATTATATTTTTCCCTGAATTTATTTTTATCAACATCGAGATAATTAATTCTGTCTAAACCGAAAGATTTCAACGCTTTATCCTTGGTGTCGATCGCAATAAGATACCACCTGTCTTTGGATTCTTTCAACGCCAAAGGATGAACTTTTCGGGAAGTCATCAGTTTGTTTTTGTAATTGTAATGCTCAAAAGTCACGACTCTTTTATTACGAATGGCAAAGAAAAGATCATAAAAATGTTCAACTCCAGTCGGCTTTCTGGATTCAAAAAAGATGAAATTAGAGAAATCCGGATGAAGATTCAGCGCATTACTTACCTGAAAAGATTCTAATAATTTTTGGTTGTATTCATCCACTTCCATGATCGGTCGGCTCTCAATATAATATCGATTGTCACCTTTCTTTTTGTTATGAATAGAAAGGTTGAAAAGACCTAAAATCTCACGAATATCCCTCTGCAAGGTACGGATAGAGTAGCTCTTAATATCCGCATCCTGAAATTCAAAAGAGTTCAAAAGATAGTCCTCCAGCTGAGAATACGTCGCCGGAGAACTCTCTAATCTTTTTATAATTAAGGCATATCTTGTCAGGTAAAAGTCTTTTTTCATTCGGATATATTTATGTTGCAGCTTTGCTGCGTTTTATTTTGTCGAATGGAACGCAAGCGTTTCATGGATGAATTTTATAAGACAAATATATGGGGTTAATGCGACAAAAGGTGTCGTGTTTTATTTTTTTGTGGAAACTATAGACTTTTGATTTAATAAAAAAGTGTTGTTATCAAGTGAAATATTTTTTTGAATTTTAGGCCATGAATGCTTTCCAGTCTTTCATTAAGTCAATAAGCTCTTGTAATGGCATTTGGAAACTTTGGTTATATTTATTGCCTGTCAAAAAATAAGCTACATTACTTTCTACATCTAAACTACCATTACCATAACCAATGTCCCAATTATTTCCTAGGGGAGCAATTATTTCATCCCATGTTTTTACTTCATTTTTTACATTCTCTAGATCATCTATTACTTCTTGTATGTCATCTAGAAAACGAAATTGACCAACGAAATGACTTAATAATATATATTTATCATCTACAGATTTTACCGCTTTAATATCTTCATTATTCAATCCTTTATTAATGAATTTTACTTTTTCCATTTTTTTACTTTTTAAAAAATTATAAATGCTGTATGAATTTCTCTTGTATTTTTATCAATATAAAATTCTAGTTTTACACCATTTTTAGTTATTCCTTGAAACTTGTTTCCGTCAGAAAATGTAATATTCTCACTTGCTTCTTTTACAACACTTTTTATTTTTTCTAAATCCCACTCTTTTGGGAAAAAGGTATGTTTATCTTTTTTTATTTTAAAATCTCCTAATTCTTCTATCCTCTTATTTTAATACCATCTGCAAAATCTGAAATAATTGGAGCATTTTTAACCTCCATCTTCAGAAAGACATTCTTTTTAGCTTTATCAAAAAAAGCGGCTTTTGTGTTACTTCCGCAAGAAACAAAATCATTGTAATTTACTACACTTCCTTTTTTATGCGTTTTTAAAAATGCTTGTAATAAGGAGTCTTCACTAAATTCTAAGGCTCTAAAAGCAGAGCCGTTGTATCTTGGCATTTTTTCTAAAGCAGCCGTAATAAGCTTGGAAATTTCCTTTGTTTGCTTACTATTAATTCTGTTTCTCAACCAATTATTTAAATCGGAATAATAATGGTTAGTGGTATAACTCCAAAGTGAAAAGGCGTCTGTTTTAGTAATACTTTTACTTTTTTCGACTATTTCAGATATTTGATTTAAAAAAAAATAAAATCATTTTCATTATGATATTTTGTATAATAGTCTAAAATATCATCTTCTGTCTTCCCAAATTCTTTTAATGCGTTTAAGAAATCTTTTGGCATTTCTTTTTTCATTATTGACTTACTAACTTTACCAAAACGCCTCCTAAAAATTCCAGATTTCTTTTCTTTTAATCTTTTTTCTCTAGCTTCTAGTTTATCCTTCACCCTTTTCTCAGCAGGAGTAAGAGCATGATCTCCGACTTTTTCACCAAACCCGAAAACCTCATCTATAAAACTTTCTAATTTAGCAAAAAGTTCTTTTACGCCTTTCTTAAACTCCCGGATGAGCATTTGGATAAAATCCAGGACTCTTGTGAGTAAGTCTTTGGTAAAAGTAACAGTTTCTGGAAATTAAAAACCGCTTCGTTGGAAGCGGCGTAATATGGAAATTGTTTATCTTTCAGTGGGATGTTGTATTTTATTCAACATTATTAATGTTTATTATTTACTGTTTCTAGTCCTTACTAGTGGTTTATAATTTGAATCTATATAGTCTCTAATCTCTAAAATGTCAGATTGTATAAGTAAGGGGTTCCATGTAAGAACATCGGGGTGTAATTCAAATATTTCAGTCATAAGGGGACAATGCTGAAATAGTAAATTATATTTTTGATAAGTTTTCTTATGACCTAATTCATACTTTTCTAAACTTTTTAATCCTATTTTTGTTTGTTTTAGCCATGTTAATAGCCAGCTTACAGCAAAATAAAAATCATCTGTAGATAATTCATCTTTTGCTTTTTTTAAATAAATTTTTGGTCTTACATTATTAACTTTCCAATTAATTATTTCATCAAATAATTCTTTAAATTCTATTTTCATAATATTATATTTAAGGATAAGTGTAAAAAATATGTTCTAGCATACTTTCAATTGTTTTGTATTCCACATCCATTTCGGTTGCAATTTGAAATGCTCTTTCATGAAAATAAGCTCTTTTCTCAAATGAATATATATCTCCTAGTATTTTGTCAATTTCTGCTTCAGATTTTCCTAATTCAAATAATCTTTGCTCCTCCAGATAATCTAAAGTGTGAGTACCTTCATGTATCAATTCACTCATAAATGATTCTATTGATTTATCTTCTCTAAAATAATTTATATCACCATAAGAAAATGCTTCTATTCTATATTTTTTATAATTTGATAATTTTCCACCACTTTCTAAATAAGCCATTTTAAAGGTGCTTTCGTTTAATATTTCAAAAAGCATTTCTCCATCTTCAATTAATTTTGCAATTTTATTTCCTTGCTCAGTAAAACCTTTTAATGAATTAGCAATTTCAATCTTAGTAAGAGTTCTTATAGATTTTCCCGACCATTTTTCAACAAAATCTTCATGTTGTTTTATTCTTTTTGTCTTAGCTGGGTCTTTCTTCCTCTCCAGCTTTTTCTGGATCTTCCTATGTTTATCTTTCCATCTTTTCTCTGCAGGAGTAAGAGCATGATCTCCGACTTTTTCACCAAACCCGAAAACCTCATCTATAAAACTTTTTAATTTAGCAAAAAGTTCTTTTACGCCTTTCTTCAACTCGCGGAGAAGCATTTGGATAAATTCCAGAACTTTTGTGAGTAAGTCTTTGGCAAAAGTAACAGTTTTTGGAAATGAAAAACCGCTTCATTAGAAGCGGCTTAATTAGTTATTCTTTTTTACCATAACTATGTCTTACTATTTTGTAATGCTCATTTACATAATCTAAAATTTCCTGTTTTTCCTCTTGGCTTAAAAATGAATTGAAATAAATTTTACTGGCTTTGAGTTCATACAATTTTGAAAGCTCAGGACAGTTGTCGAAAAAAATCTTATATTTCGGTAATGAAACATCAGAAAGCTGAAGATAATCATTTTGGTATTGAGCAAAGGGAACACCTTGTTTTATTTTTTTGTGCCATTGCATGAGTAAATTTGTAAGAGTTACGGAATCACTTATTCCTAGCTTTTCATCAGCTTTTGCTAATATTTCATATTTAAATGGCTTTTTCCCATTTAATGTTAGCTCTATTAATAATTTTTTTATTTTTGAGTCCATTTTATAAAAATTTAATATTCGTCGTAATTTGAAAAAATATTATTCAACATTTCTTCTATTGTTTCGAAGTCTTTTTCCATACCCGTAGCTTCTTGCCATGCCTTTTCATGAAAAAAAGCCCGTTTTTCAGAAGACCAATTACTTCCCATAATTTTGCTAATTTCAATTTCAGATTTACCATTTTTAATCATTTCTATAATTTCATTCATTTCTTTAGCATGCGTTCCCTCATGGATTAATTCGCTTAAGAAAATATCAGGTTTTCGGGAAGCTCTGAAATACATATCGGTACCGTCAGCAAAAGCATGAGTATTTTCAGCAATTTCCAAGGTGTCACCATATCCATCCATACATAATTTAATGTAATCATCATCATCTAAAATATGGATAATAATTTTTTCCTCTTCTATTAATTTTGCAATTTTATTTCCTTGCTCAGTAAAACCTTTTAATGAATTAGCAATTTCAATCTTAGTAAGAGTTCTTATAGATTTTCCCGACCATTTTTCAACAAAATCTTCATGTTGTTTTATTCTTTTTGTCTTAGCTGGGTCTTTCTTCCTCTCCAGCTTTTTCTGGATCTTCCTATGTTTATCTTTCCATCTTTTCTCTGCAGGAGTAAGAGCATGATCTCCGACTTTTTCACCAAACCCGAAAACCTCATCTATAAAACTTTCTAACTTAGCAAAAAGTTCTTTTACGCCTTTCTTAAACTCACGGATAAGCATTTGGATAAATTCCAGAACTCTTGTGAGTAAGTCTTTGGTAAAAGTAACAGTTTTTTCAATAGCCTGTGTAATTTTTTCTAAAGGGTTGAGCATAAAAGCTTCTACACTTTTTGCAAGCTTTGCAACGGCGGCTGCACCTCCTGTGAGTAGGGTTTCTACAATAATATCTACAATAATTCCGGTGATATAACCATAATAATAAGTTGCTTTTTCTAAAGTAAATCCGGTTGCTGCATTTTCTATCCAATTGACCAGACGGATGATGGTCTTCAATTGAAATGTAATGCTCTGATAGATGAAATTTGCATAATCAAAATTAATCACACCTTCCATCAGATCTTCCATGAGTTCCAGAAACATCTCACCGTATTCTACTTTATTATCCGAAATATTTTTCATTGCAGATACTGCTTTAAAAATAAAACCTATTATGGAAAAAAGCCCTGCAATGATGTCGATAATACTGTTGTAAATACCACATAAAAAAGCATTGGCAATTTGAAAACTTCTGTAAATAACATGTTGCATACCGGTTAAAGGATCAACCAGAAATTTTTCAATTTTATCAATCTGTCCAAAAAACAGATTAAGTGCCTGATTCATTCTTTTGAAAATAAAATCAGGAAAGAAGCTTTCTGCTGCATTCAACAGATTTTGAAAAAATGTTTTTGCTTCATCTATTTTTTCAAATAAAGTTTTTACAATTTTTGAATTGATTTTCTTTTGTCCTTCTAGATTTTCATAAGGATTTTTAGAATTTTCATGTTCATAGAATTTTTTAAGTTCCTTATAAAGTATCTCAGGAATAAAAATAGGATTGTATTCGCCTTCTTTCGGAGACGGATTCCAGCTGTTTTCAACTACTTTCAGCCCCGAAATTCCCGTTGCGATACCATTGAAAAATTTTTCTGCACTTACAAATATCTCTTTAGTGAAAAAATTAAAAACCCTACCTACGGCAGCATCTTTTAATCCCAAAAACCAGCTGATAAGACTTACTTTATTTTTGTAAATTCCCTGTTGAATCAGCTTTTTAAGCGCGTCAGGTGTTACTGTTACTTCATGTTTTCTTGAGAAATCAAGTATATCTGCAAAAGGAATATCTTTTTTATTAGTGAGATTTGTACCTGCAACTGACCGAAGTACAGTATTGTAATTATATTCATCATTTATTTCCAAAAAAAGAAGTAATTGATTACTATCAGCAAGAGCTTCCATATAGCGTTGAAGAAGAAAAGCTCCATTTTTACTTGCGAAAAGAATAATATCGATCCCTCCAATGGTCTTTGCGAATTTGTTATTATAAACCCTCACTTCCTCTATGTCTCCTCCGAAGATGGGTTCATCAGAATAGATTTTAAATCCGTTACCTTCTGCTACAGGTTTGCCATCATAATAAGTATTGGCGATTTGTTTTGCTGTTTTTTGTTTGGATTCTGTTGGAGTTTTTAAAACAGGGGAAGGTGGGGGTGAAAGATTAGGGCTATTTCCTCCCAAAATCTTATCAAAAGAATTTCCAAGAAGAGGATTATTTAATATTTCTAAACTCATTGTGTGATTTTTTGGTGTTAGATAAAAGGCAGAGTTTTTAGGCTCTGCCATTACTATTTAATGAATTAACCTTTATGGTAATATCATAGATTTACAATTTTACATACTGAGTACTTATAAAAACAGTAACATTAGTGCTAGCCGGGAGAGAATCCATTAAACTAATTTGCCCATTGGATGCTTCTAAAAAAAATGATGTAAGTTTGCTAACCCATTGGGAATTTTCAATATATCTTATTTGCCCCATAATGAGGGTATTATCTTTGGGTCTGTATTCCGAAGGTATAATTCCCAACATATAGGCAGAATTGCTACTTAGACTACCTATCGATAAATCTAGATATAATGCAATAAATGAACTTTTCTTGGATAGCATGTTTTTGTAGGCATAGATGTTCGGATAGGATGTTGTATTTAATGAAACAATATTCTTATCTATAACTGAATTCGATGTATCTTCCCATCCTATTGTACCATCGGGTCTTGCAACTATATTTTTGGTAAAAGAACCGTCTCCTGAGACATCTGGTAATCCTGCAATGGAGTAATTAAATCCGGATGTATATACTGCCCAGTCAGCTCCTAATGTAAGGGCTGCTCCTTGAACAGATGTTAAAGAGGAGTTTGCAATATTTTTCCCTAGATCTTCAACAGAAAGTTTAGCTGTATCTCCGTAAGCATTAAGAGCGATAATTTTGTTATACTCCTGAATATTTCCATCAAAATAAGGTTTATCTAGTTTATTGTTTAGTTTGTCTCTTGTGTTGACATTAAAATTTGCCTGAGTTGTAATTCCTTCTCCAATTAAATTAAAATCAGAAATACTTACATAACCATCAACTACTGCATGGGTTTTTAAATCTCCATTGGCATCAATCGCGTAGTCTGTGTAAGTAGCTGCACCTGGTGCAGCTACTTGGTAAATTACATTTAGTTCTCTTTCTCCAGCCGGAGGCAATGCATTTACTCTTATAATTTTTCCTATGTTGGACATTTTATTGTTTTTTAGTTAATGATTTTATTTAAAGCCAGTCTCCGGTAATTATTTTTTCTTCCTCACCAGGTTGAATGCCAAGAAGGTTTTCATTCGTTTCAAAATTGAATTTATCTTTAGTGATCACTTCTGAAGGAACTTCAAAATCATTAGGATTTTCTGTTGTAAATGGTAAAGCGTGAGCTACTTTTAGTCCGATACTTTCTGCCTGAAGAATATTTAATGTTGTTGGAAGTCTTGTTAACCATGCTTTTCCTTGTTTAATACCTTTTGGTTCTTTCATTTCATCAACAATAGATAGATACAGTTCATCACCAATTACAGGAACTTCGCCACCATTCCAAATTTTACCTGTTGCCAGATAGAATTGTACGACATCTTCAAAACCTGGTCGAACGGTTGCTACCACTCTTGCCATACCACTTTGTAGAAAAGCTCGGAATAGAGGATCTGTATTTTCTGATTGGTATAGATCCGTCCAGTTTTGTTTATTCCCCCAATAATAAGGGTACAGATAATAAGAAAGGTTTTCCCATTCAAATGCCTGTTCCATGAATTTCACAAAAGCAGTGTATTTATCTAATTTAGAAGTTAGGTTAGTTTCATAATCTGTAAACGTACTTCCTTGAGTTAATCCTTCTAAACCATATCCATGAGTAGAACCAACAGCTCTATCTGCCATATAAGAAATACAGTTTTTACGTAATACTGTATTTTCAATCTGTCTGTAGAAGTTAGGGTTTGAGTCCTTGATTACTACGGCTTTGCTTTGTTCTTCGGATATTTTATTATTGTATTCTACTAATGCTTCTTCATAGGCATCGATGATGGCTTTGAAAATCTTTTGTTGCCATGCGTTTTTTGCCTCTTGAGTTAATTGGAGATCTACTACACAATTGGCAGTTCCTGAAAATAAATCGTAAAAAGTAGCAGAGATAGGAATCGTTTTTGAATATGGTTTTTTAAACTGTCTATCCTGTTGTGTTCCTATTTGAGACCAACGTCCCGAGAAATGAAAAATTTCATCCCCAATTATGATACCGACACCACTAACAGCTCCATCATTAGCCGCACTAAACCCCGCAGAACAGCTGGTTGCTACATAATTATCAGGAACCTGGATTTCATCTTTAGTTGCAAAATTTTCGATACCATTGAGAGCATCGGAATAGTGCCCGCTCATTGATTTTCCAATGCTATAATTTAGTGCTGGCTTATCTTCAATATCAATATTATATTTACTTGACCAATATTTTAAGACCAACTCATCTGTTAATGATGAATAATCCTTCATTTGAAGATTTTTAGAAGTTCTAGGATCTTCAGGCTTTGCGATGTTAACTTGATCCACAGCTTTAATATTTGCCATTCCTAAAAGATGCAATTTGGCAGGTTCAGGAATCATAAACTCAAAAATCATACGTTTACCATAGTCGTAAATCTGATTTTTCATCAATTTATCAACCCATCTGTAAACTCCAACTACGTGCTTATCGCCTTTTCTGTTATCAAATCCGTGAGAATTGTTTTCTTCAAATTCTTCAATGATTTTCTCAATTCTTTCTTCGTGTACTTTAGTTACAATTCTGTCCATTGCTCTTGAAGTAATATCCTGAGCTTCAGTAACTGCTTTTCTAGTACTTTCTTCCTTAGAACTGTGGCTAGCATAATTTGCACCCGCATTTAATGTAAATGATTTATTAGGACCATTATAAGTTGCATTTGCATAGGCACCGAAATCTTTTGCTTCCTGCATCATTTTTGAAATCTCACTCTGCATTTCAAAACGATTAGCAGTAGTAGTATCGTTGATTTGCTCTCTTTCAGTATCAGAAGATGTAGTTGAGGTGTTTTCACTTCTCCTTAATCTTCGTGTAGATTTTTCACGATACTCTCTGGCCATCACATTTTCGATGTGAGCTACTTCACCCTCCACATAGGCATGAGT encodes:
- a CDS encoding helix-turn-helix transcriptional regulator, which codes for MKKDFYLTRYALIIKRLESSPATYSQLEDYLLNSFEFQDADIKSYSIRTLQRDIREILGLFNLSIHNKKKGDNRYYIESRPIMEVDEYNQKLLESFQVSNALNLHPDFSNFIFFESRKPTGVEHFYDLFFAIRNKRVVTFEHYNYKNKLMTSRKVHPLALKESKDRWYLIAIDTKDKALKSFGLDRINYLDVDKNKFREKYNYNFREHFKNAFGVMNLSEQKPQKIVIKCTKHQGEYIKSFPLHQSQKETKETLEETFFEFFLHPTYDFMQEILSYGKEVTVLEPKTLVDDIRTHLQESLNSYSEQ
- a CDS encoding GNAT family N-acetyltransferase; translation: MKEFPRIETERLIISQLKEEDIPLVVEYLQSKIFSDLTSNIPSPYTEEDAQFWLKNSQQAFENGSGFTFAIRDQDDKIIGAIGLHDRGDDKAELGYWLGASFWNKGYVTEAGKAIIDFGFNELHLNKIYATHFLHNPASGKVLEKIGMEKEALLKQHLKKNGEYFDIPLYSVFRNKD
- a CDS encoding nucleoside deaminase; its protein translation is MFTDEYYMKMAFQEAEIALEKDEVPIGCVIVSNNRVIARAHNLTETLNDVTAHAEMQAITSAANFLGGKYLKNCTLYVTLEPCVMCSGALSWSQISKVVIGARDEQRGFINKHLSLHPKTEMVVGVMENECSSIVKEFFKSKR
- a CDS encoding energy transducer TonB, which translates into the protein MKALFLYLFCLISSLCFSQQTEDFKQVKNYYNNHRSMLGTEFKKKFDAETNAFNKSAIKNDFRFFMKKMDSIENVALIGALLKVKNIEDLARIQKKNISPQDPSELKATTDKTAVYPGGVDALRKEVVDLFYSEGVHSDLKIIKTNVAFIVEKDGSISNVQAQGDNFTFNRQAEIALYSVSSKFSPATINGDAVRFRFKLPLTLNIE
- a CDS encoding EndoU domain-containing protein, giving the protein MEELGDFKIKKDKHTFFPKEWDLEKIKSVVKEASENITFSDGNKFQGITKNGVKLEFYIDKNTREIHTAFIIF
- a CDS encoding type III pantothenate kinase, with the protein product MNSIVINVGNSNIRFGLFDDDNCDISWVINTKPYRTADELYAQILMLYQTYKVEPKDITKVIIGSVVPQLTKVISSAIKKIHGIAPVIVDRSTPSGVQAKSKQMGTDIYANLVAAHNLYPDRKKIIIDFGTALTASCVTETGETLGVIIAPGIITALNSLISQTAQLPEIELKKPKTVLGLDTVTCMQSGMVYGFLGMVEGFIDRINDEVNDDCFVIATGGVSHVYKPLTDKIHITDRLHTLKGLYFLGKDL